The following are encoded in a window of Penicillium oxalicum strain HP7-1 chromosome II, whole genome shotgun sequence genomic DNA:
- a CDS encoding putative endo-1,4-beta-xylanase 5, which translates to MKVFATLAGLLATALAAPSTEHALVARRNGIDYVQNYNGNLGAFSYNQGAGQFSMYWDNGVNNDFVVGLGWRTGSKSPITYSATYDAASSGSYLAVYGWINSPQAEYYVVESYGTYNPCSQAQSLGTITSDGGTYQVCTDTRYNQPSITGTSTFTQFFSVRQNKRTSGTVTINNHFNFWAQHGFGNSNFNYQVMAVEAFNGHGHASVQVSG; encoded by the exons ATGAAGGTCTTCGCAACCTTGGCTGGCCTCTTGGCCACGGCCCTCGCGGCCCCTTCCACCGAGCACGCGCTTGTGGCCCGCCGTAACGGTATCGACTACGTCCAAAACTACAACGGCAACTTGGGTGCCTTTAGCTACAACCAGGGTGCTGGCCAGTTCTCCATGTACTGGGACAACGGTGTGAACAATGACTTCGTCGTTGGTCTGGGATGGCGCACTGGCTCGAAGAG CCCCATCACCTACTCGGCCACCTATGACGCCGCCAGCTCTGGCTCGTACCTTGCTGTGTACGGCTGGATCAACTCGCCCCAGGCCGAGTACTACGTTGTCGAGTCCTACGGCACCTACAACCCCTGCAGTCAGGCCCAGAGCTTGGGCACGATCACCTCGGACGGAGGTACCTACCAGGTCTGCACCGACACCCGCTACAACCAGCCCTCCATAACTGGTACCAGCACCTTCACCCAGTTCTTCTCGGTCCGCCAGAACAAGCGCACCTCCGGCACGGTCACCATCAACAACCACTTCAACTTCTGGGCCCAGCACGGGTTCGGCAACAGCAACTTCAACTACCAGGTCATGGCCGTCGAAGCATTcaacggtcacggtcacgcCAGCGTCCAGGTCTCTGGTTAA